Within the uncultured Draconibacterium sp. genome, the region GAAAAACATCTTCCTTTCTAAGTCCGTCGTAAACGAAAACCGTTTCAACACCCAATTTTCCAACCTCATGAATGTTACGGTGTTCGTCGTCGAAAAAAACCATGTCGGGATAATTGAGACCCAAATGCTTTCTGATTTTTGAGAAATGTTGCGTTTTGCTGCCGGGGTAGATCTCTTTCAGATCGAAATACTTATCGATATCGAACAGATGAAGTAACTCTTGTGCCCAGGTCGGCTCGAAAGTTCTTGAAGCCGCTGCAATTTTTCTATTGTTCTTTTTAAGTTCCTCTAAAACCGGAATTACATCCGGATATAATTCGATTACGCTGTTCGACTGATCAAGCAGTGCTCCATCTCTCCAATAGTATGGCGGATTGGTGGCATCGCACCAGGTTCCTCCGGCATCCCACAGGGTAAAATCCAAATCAAAAACGAATAACTTCATGGAGGTGAAAATAGCGAAAGTATGGAGATTTGTGTTTTATATCAACTCCTCAGAGCCAATATAAAACACAAATTTTAAGTCTTTAGAATCCCAGGCTTTTGGGCAGCCACATCGAGATTTCAGGAATATAAGTTACCAGCAACAAACAAACGATCATTGCTATAAACATCGGAATAAGTGGTTTTATTACCGTTTCAATCTTCACCTGGCTTACGCTACACCCGATGAATAACAGCGATCCAACAGGAGGTGTTCCCAAACCTACACTCAGGTTCAGAACCATTATAATTCCAAAATGAACAGGTTCCAATCCTAAATTGGTTACGATGGGTAAAAATATCGGTGTAAAGATCAGCACTGCCGGAGTCATGTCCATAAACACACCCACAAACAGCAAAATCATATTGATGATCAATAGAATTACAAATTTATTATCGCTTAATGCCAATAAAGCTTCACTTACGTTTTGCGGAATATTTTCGTACGCCATAATCCACGACAAACCAATACAGGTTGCAACCAGTAATAATACAAATGCTGTGGTTTTTACCGAGCGTAGAATTACATCAGGAAGATCCTTCCAACTCATTTCGCGATAAATAAACGCCAAAATCAGCGCATATAAAACAGCCACAGCCGAAGCTTCGGTTGCAGTGAAGAAACCGGCCACAATACCACCGATAACGATCACCAACATCATCAAACTCGGGAAAGCACGCCAGAATGTTTTTAACGCATTTAAAGCTCCTTTTTTGTGCTTGCTGCCGTAGTATCCAATTCCGCCCAGAAATAAAGCACCAATTCCGCCATAAATGGCAGTGGCAACTCCTGCTGAGAATGCACTGTTTACTTTTATCAATCCAACAATTACCAAAGCAAGCGATGCAATTACGGCAAAGAATTTACCGAGGTTACGCACCATTCCTTTAAATCCAAAATGTTTGTACGAGAACATTCCCATAGCCACGGCCATAATCGCCAAACCGGTTAAAATACCCGGAGCATATCCGGCAAGGAAAAGTGCGGTAATGGAAACACCACCACTGGCCAGTGAGTATACAATGAGAATATTACTTGGCGGAATAGACAAGCCTGTTGTTGCGGATGTGATATTAACCGCAGCACTAAAGTTTTTGTCATAGCCTTCTTTGTTCATTTCGGGCATCATAATACTACCGATTGCTGAAGCTGATGCAGCTGCAGAACCGGAAATGGCGCCAAAAAGCATATTTGCAAATACATTTACAAAAGCGAGTCCGGCAGGCCAGCGACCAACCAAAACGCGTGCAAAATTAATAAGCCGGATGGCTATCCCGCCCTTGTTCATTATATTCCCGGCCAGTATAAAAAAAGGAATCGCCAACAGTGCAAAACTATCCAGCCCCGTTGCCATTCGCTGCGCAAATGTTGTTGCT harbors:
- a CDS encoding magnesium-dependent phosphatase-1, giving the protein MKLFVFDLDFTLWDAGGTWCDATNPPYYWRDGALLDQSNSVIELYPDVIPVLEELKKNNRKIAAASRTFEPTWAQELLHLFDIDKYFDLKEIYPGSKTQHFSKIRKHLGLNYPDMVFFDDEHRNIHEVGKLGVETVFVYDGLRKEDVFRYLI
- a CDS encoding TRAP transporter large permease, with product MEFLGVIVLVVSFIILLVIGVPIAISIGISGILTMLVTIMPLPAATTFAQRMATGLDSFALLAIPFFILAGNIMNKGGIAIRLINFARVLVGRWPAGLAFVNVFANMLFGAISGSAAASASAIGSIMMPEMNKEGYDKNFSAAVNITSATTGLSIPPSNILIVYSLASGGVSITALFLAGYAPGILTGLAIMAVAMGMFSYKHFGFKGMVRNLGKFFAVIASLALVIVGLIKVNSAFSAGVATAIYGGIGALFLGGIGYYGSKHKKGALNALKTFWRAFPSLMMLVIVIGGIVAGFFTATEASAVAVLYALILAFIYREMSWKDLPDVILRSVKTTAFVLLLVATCIGLSWIMAYENIPQNVSEALLALSDNKFVILLIINMILLFVGVFMDMTPAVLIFTPIFLPIVTNLGLEPVHFGIIMVLNLSVGLGTPPVGSLLFIGCSVSQVKIETVIKPLIPMFIAMIVCLLLVTYIPEISMWLPKSLGF